Proteins encoded in a region of the Megalops cyprinoides isolate fMegCyp1 chromosome 3, fMegCyp1.pri, whole genome shotgun sequence genome:
- the plekhb1 gene encoding pleckstrin homology domain-containing family B member 1 encodes MALMKSGWLWRQSSVFKRWKLNWFDLWIDGNLVCYKSDTRRDYETRVSLKSRCVSVKTGLECAGITPPDGHPRENLLVLYLRDGSTVVMCANSEDEALAWKLTIMEAKRNPVYTYDPYDDNYQFVAVDSHNAVYVSPGYHGNGAGTHHVLIHRDPWEGVGHQVALGLLAGMATGAALRSLLWMPFCFC; translated from the exons ATGGCTCTGATGAAATCCGGCTGGCTCTGGAGACAAA GCTCTGTCTTCAAACGCTGGAAGCTGAACTGGTTTGACCTCTGGATTGATGGGAACCTTGTCTGCTACAAAAGTGATACACGTCGTGACTATGAGACCAGAGTGAGCCTCAAGAGCAGATGCGTCTCTGTGAAGACTGGACTAGAGTGCGCTG GTATAACCCCTCCAGATGGCCATCCCAGGGAGAACCTGTTGGTACTGTATCTGAGAGATGGATCCACTGTGGTCATGTGCGCTAACAGTGAGGATGAGGCATT GGCATGGAAACTGACAATTATGGAAGCCAAAAGAAACCCA GTGTACACATATGATCCGTATGATGACAATTATCAGTTTGTGGCTGTGGACAGTCATAATGCGGTTTACGTCAGCCCAGGTTACCACGGCAATGGAGCAG GCACCCACCATGTCCTGATCCACCGTGACCCGTGGGAGGGAGTGGGGCATCAGGTGGCTCTAGGTCTGCTGGCGGGCATGGCCACTGGGGCGGCGCTACGGTCTCTCCTGTGGATGcccttctgcttctgctga